A region of Rhodospirillaceae bacterium DNA encodes the following proteins:
- a CDS encoding response regulator, producing the protein MRLPLMPKTYVLIIDDDKELLAGLRRNLRRAKVGWVFYFADNVAEAMELAQTQKVDVVLSDMRMPDMHGAELLAHFAARYPDTLRVAFSEQYDPLMTSILTPCPHHYVSKPFCVDWLIQVVSDWLVKHRQQLSTVG; encoded by the coding sequence ATGCGACTACCACTGATGCCTAAAACCTACGTGCTCATCATTGACGACGATAAGGAGCTTCTCGCTGGCTTGCGTCGGAATTTACGGCGCGCCAAGGTTGGCTGGGTTTTCTATTTCGCGGATAACGTTGCCGAAGCTATGGAGCTTGCCCAAACGCAAAAGGTCGACGTAGTGCTTTCGGACATGCGAATGCCGGACATGCATGGGGCGGAGTTGTTGGCGCACTTTGCCGCTCGATATCCCGATACGCTTCGAGTGGCTTTCTCTGAGCAATACGACCCCTTGATGACATCAATTCTGACACCCTGCCCACATCATTATGTAAGCAAGCCGTTTTGCGTTGATTGGCTCATTCAGGTTGTATCCGACTGGCTGGTCAAACATCGGCAGCAATTGTCCACAGTTGGCTGA
- a CDS encoding response regulator, translated as MKNEMMPKVLVVDDDPNVRHSLKRDLQRKGYKVVCAKDGHEALKRLEFNRPDIILTDVFMPEMDGLELIIKIKKQAPDTPVIAMSGGGAHTNNLACMLSTSEVLGAAAILHKPFSQERLNSVLSGLLI; from the coding sequence ATGAAAAACGAAATGATGCCTAAGGTTCTTGTCGTTGACGACGACCCAAATGTTCGCCATTCGCTAAAACGCGATCTACAGCGAAAAGGTTACAAGGTAGTTTGTGCTAAGGACGGACATGAGGCCTTGAAACGCCTAGAGTTTAATCGTCCGGACATCATTTTAACGGATGTTTTTATGCCTGAGATGGACGGCCTTGAGCTCATTATCAAGATCAAGAAACAGGCTCCTGACACACCCGTGATCGCAATGTCCGGTGGTGGGGCACATACTAATAACCTCGCTTGCATGTTAAGCACCTCAGAGGTCCTCGGCGCCGCCGCTATTCTTCACAAGCCCTTTAGTCAGGAACGACTTAATTCGGTTTTATCGGGTTTATTGATCTGA
- a CDS encoding response regulator — protein sequence MSGKVLFVDDDPVLLKGLSRQFRKRFDLLIASGGEEALRFLSNREVIAVAVVDMRMPGIDGLELLRLMREMSPNTIRIMLTGNADQQTAIDAINQGSIFRFYSKPCQHQQLGDGIDAALRQYELEKSEHELLEKTLAGSVKVLVDVLSISDPISFGHTERVRNWAETVANKLEIRQSWKLKMAATLAQLGNIAIPPAIMDKLTNDEELSAIEQEIVDASPAIARDLISNIPRLAPVAEIVALQKRGFDGTGFPEDGPVGAELPLEARILRILVDLDRHTRSTVSIATAFELLKSSAAAYDLVLLNNIREVLISEVSPQDACLAKDMNLPVSLLRPGDILLTDLKMINGRLILSADNAITTAHLHKLRAMEKMEKFEEPVRILRT from the coding sequence CGATCTTCTGATCGCATCCGGCGGCGAGGAGGCTTTGAGGTTTCTCAGTAACCGTGAAGTGATTGCTGTGGCCGTAGTCGATATGAGAATGCCCGGAATAGACGGCCTAGAGTTACTTCGTCTTATGCGAGAGATGTCGCCGAACACCATCCGTATTATGCTCACTGGCAATGCAGATCAGCAAACCGCGATAGATGCGATAAACCAGGGCAGCATATTTAGGTTTTATTCTAAGCCTTGTCAGCATCAACAGTTGGGCGATGGGATCGATGCCGCATTGCGTCAGTATGAACTGGAAAAAAGCGAACATGAGCTGTTGGAGAAAACCCTGGCTGGCAGCGTCAAGGTGTTGGTTGACGTCCTGTCCATTTCCGATCCGATCAGCTTTGGGCACACGGAGCGGGTTCGGAACTGGGCAGAGACCGTTGCGAATAAACTAGAAATTAGACAGAGCTGGAAACTGAAGATGGCGGCTACGCTTGCGCAGTTGGGCAATATAGCTATTCCACCCGCTATCATGGATAAACTTACCAATGATGAGGAACTGTCGGCGATCGAACAGGAGATTGTGGATGCCAGTCCTGCTATTGCCCGCGATTTGATCAGCAATATTCCTCGACTTGCTCCAGTCGCCGAGATTGTGGCTCTCCAAAAACGCGGGTTTGACGGGACCGGATTTCCGGAAGACGGCCCGGTAGGCGCGGAACTACCTCTGGAGGCTCGGATATTGAGGATCCTAGTTGATTTGGATCGGCATACCCGCTCAACTGTATCCATTGCCACCGCGTTCGAGCTATTAAAATCTTCGGCGGCCGCGTACGACCTCGTCTTGCTTAACAACATTCGCGAGGTTCTGATCTCGGAGGTCTCACCACAAGACGCGTGCCTGGCGAAGGATATGAACTTGCCTGTGAGCCTATTACGCCCTGGTGACATCCTTTTGACAGACCTCAAAATGATCAACGGTCGTCTAATTCTCAGCGCAGACAACGCCATAACAACAGCACACCTCCACAAACTGCGGGCAATGGAGAAAATGGAAAAGTTCGAAGAACCAGTGCGGATCCTGCGTACGTAG